In a single window of the Lates calcarifer isolate ASB-BC8 linkage group LG1, TLL_Latcal_v3, whole genome shotgun sequence genome:
- the zgc:162944 gene encoding glutamine amidotransferase-like class 1 domain-containing protein 3, mitochondrial produces the protein MLTLLHHCGRNLLTLRTVQTVNKSYYSAQMGKRVAVVLAGCGVYDGSEIHEASAVLVHLSRGGASVNMFAPNVDQMHVINHLKGEPAQEKRNVLVESARLARGNIQDLSKLSVKDHDAVIFPGGFGAAKNLCTWAVQGKDCSVNDEVKAALQAFHGEGKPIGLCCISPVLAAKVFPGCEVTVGLEKDDKYPDTTDTATAINALGCKHVSKGVGESHVDEKNKLVTTCAFMCNAPIHEIFDGIGSMVQGVLKLA, from the exons ATGCTCACCCTGCTGCACCACTGTGGTCGTAACTTACTGACGCTCAGGACCGTTCAGACCGTGAATAAAAGTTATTACTCGGCGCAGATGGGTAAGCGCGTGGCCGTGGTGCTGGCGGGCTGCGGAGTTTACGATGGCAGTGAGATCCACGAGGCCTCCGCTGTTTTGGTTCACCTGAGCAGGGGAGGTGCAAGT GTAAACATGTTTGCCCCCAACGTTGACCAGATGCACGTGATTAATCATCTGAAAGGCGAACCGGCTCAGGAGAAGAGAAACGTGTTGGTGGAGAGTGCGAGGCTGGCCCGTGGAAACATCCAGGATCTGTCTAAACTCAGTGTCAAAGACCATGACGCTGTTATATTTCCAG GTGGTTTCGGGGCCGCGAAGAACCTCTGTACGTGGGCAGTGCAGGGGAAGGACTGCTCTGTCAATGACGAGGTCAAGGCCGCGCTGCAGGCGTTCCACGGCGAGGGCAAACCCATCGGCCTCTGCTGCATCTCACCTGTCCTGGCTGCCAAGGTGTTTCCCGGGTGTGAGGTCACCGTCGGCCTTGAGAAGGACGATAA gTACCCCGACACGACCGACACGGCGACGGCCATCAACGCGCTGGGCTGCAAACACGTGAGCAAGGGCGTCGGCGAGAGCCACGTTGACGAGAAGAACAAGCTGGTCACCACCTGCGCCTTCATGTGCAACGCCCCCATCCACGAGATATTTGACGGAATCGGGTCGATGGTGCAGGGCGTGCTGAAACTCGCCTGA
- the acod1 gene encoding LOW QUALITY PROTEIN: cis-aconitate decarboxylase (The sequence of the model RefSeq protein was modified relative to this genomic sequence to represent the inferred CDS: deleted 2 bases in 2 codons) has protein sequence MLRKGITESFGAAIHALNTNQLTDGVINKSKRMILDTLGVGLLGTRTAVFNKALVYSQLFTSEERSSVWGKSDITLPPHYAAFVNGVAVHSMDFDDTWHPATHPSGAVLPALLALAETLPSQPSGLDLLLAFNVGIEVQGRLMRFSREAYNIPERFHPPSVVGVMGSAAASAKLLGLSPAQCSHALAIAASSAGAPLANAATQTKPLHIGNAARRGLEAAQLAQIGLEGNPAILDMDSGFGVYYKDYSPSAMPHPFCSDFKWILEDQNVAVKRIPAHLGMHWVVDAALAARGKLENTVGNFDLSQIRHITLRVPPSKYVNCPLPATEHQARHSFQFNACSALLDNKVTVASFNEAQINRPALKELLSKVQVETPKDNQPSFDKMYCEVEIETDEGQSYAARCNTFYGHWRKPLSHRDLVEKFSINASSVLSTKGVEGVIHVIGNIESVSECSILGSYLRMTSSPHKQLYSTRAW, from the exons ATGCTACGCAAG GGTATTACTGAGAGCTTTGGAGCCGCTATCCATGCCCTCAACACCAATCAGCTGACAGATGGTGTGATTAACAAGAGCAAAAGGATGATTCTGGACACCCTGGGTGTTGGGTTATTAGGGACCAGGACAGCTGTCTTCAACAAGGCTCTCGTGTATAGCCAg TTGTTCacatcagaggagaggagcagcgTTTGGGGTAAATCAGACATAACTCTCCCCCCTCACTATGCTGCATTTGTCAATGGCGTTGCG GTTCACTCCATGGACTTTGACGACACGTGGCACCCTGCTACTCATCCCTCGGGAGCTGTGCTACCTGCGCTGCTGGCCCTGGCAGAGACCCTGCCCAGCCAGCCCTCCGGTCTAGACCTGCTGCTGGCCTTTAACGTCGGCATTGAGGTGCAGGGCAGGCTCATGAGGTTCTCC AGAGAGGCCTACAACATCCCTGAAAG attcCACCCCCCCAGTGTTGTGGGGGTGATGGGGAGTGCTGCAGCCTCAGCTAAGCTCTTGGGTCTGTCCCCTGCACAGTGCAGTCATGCTCTGGCTATTGCAGCCTCCTCTGCTGGGGCCCCTCTGGCCAACGCTGCCACACAAACCAAACCTCTCCACATAGGAAATGCCGCTCGGAGAGGCCTGGAAGCAGCTCAGCTGGCCCAGATCGGACTGGAGGGAAATCCAGCCATCCTGGATATGGACAGCGGGTTTGGGGTTTACTACAAAGACTACAGTCCTTCAGCAATGCCACATCCTTTTTGTAGTGACTTTAAATGGATTCTGGAAGATCAGAATGTGGCCGTCAAGCGCATCCCTGCCCATTTGGGGATGCACTGGGTTGTGGATGCAGCTCTGGCAGCCCGCGGAAAGCTTGAAAATACAGTCGGGAACTTTGACCTGAGCCAGATCCGGCACATTACACTACGAGTACCTCCATCCAAGTACGTTAACTGCCCCTTACCTGCCACAGAGCACCAGGCCAGACACTCATTTCAGTTCAATGCCTGCTCCGCCCTGTTGGATAACAAAGTAACAGTGGCCTCCTTCAATGAAGCTCAAATCAACCGACCTGCTCTGAAGGAGCTCTTGTCCAAAGTGCAGGTGGAGACCCCAAAAGATAACCAGCCCAGCTTTGACAAGATGTACTGTGAGGTTGAGATAGAAACC GATGAGGGGCAGAGCTACGCAGCCAGATGCAACACCTTTTACGGCCACTGGAGGAAGCCACTGAGTCACAGGGATTTAGTGGAGAAGTTCAGCATTAATGCTTCATCTGTGTTGAGCACAAAGGGAGTGGAGGGAGTGATTCATGTGATAGGAAACATTGAAAGCGTGAGCGAGTGCTCAATCTTGGGTTCATATCTGAGGATGACAAGTAGTCCACATAAGCAGTTATACAGCACACGTGCTTGGTGA
- the kctd12.1 gene encoding BTB/POZ domain-containing protein KCTD12.1 translates to MALADTERGVSNCGDSLSPFSEIIELNVGGQVYVTRHKTLIAVPDSLLWNMFSKKSPKELARDSKGRFFLDRDGFLFRYILDYLRDLNLVLPDYFPEKSRLQREADFFQLRDLAKRLSPRVSKDNSISEEISQSDTEEGAQQCGSSSGIEALRTMSVSGAMRSPSLDSRKSGYITIGYRGSYTIGRDIQTDAKFRRVARITVCGKTSLAKEVFGDTLNESRDPDRPPERYTSRYYLKYNFLEQAFDKLTEVGFHMVACSSTGTCAYTSNDPNEDKIWTSYTEYVFCRE, encoded by the coding sequence ATGGCACTGGCCGACACAGAGCGTGGAGTGTCCAACTGCGGGGACTCGCTCTCCCCGTTTTCGGAGATCATTGAGCTGAACGTCGGCGGACAGGTTTACGTTACCAGACATAAAACTCTGATCGCCGTCCCAGACTCGCTCCTGTGGAACATGTTCAGCAAGAAGTCACCCAAGGAGTTGGCGAGAGACAGCAAAGGGCGCTTCTTCTTGGACAGGGACGGGTTCTTGTTCCGCTACATCCTTGATTATCTCCGAGACCTGAACTTGGTCCTGCCGGACTACTTCCCCGAGAAAAGTCGACTGCAGAGGGAGGCTGACTTTTTCCAGCTGCGGGACCTCGCCAAACGCCTGAGCCCCCGGGTGAGTAAGGACAATTCAATCAGCGAGGAGATCAGTCAGAGTGACACAGAGGAGGGCGCGCAGCAGTGCGGCTCCTCCAGCGGCATTGAGGCTTTACGCACCATGTCGGTCAGCGGGGCCATGCGCTCCCCGTCACTGGACTCCAGAAAGTCGGGCTACATCACGATAGGATACCGCGGCTCGTACACCATCGGCAGAGACATCCAAACCGACGCCAAATTCAGGAGAGTGGCGCGCATCACGGTTTGCGGGAAGACCTCCCTGGCCAAAGAAGTGTTTGGAGACACGCTGAACGAGAGCAGGGACCCGGACAGACCCCCGGAGAGATACACATCCCGATACTATCTCAAGTATAATTTTCTAGAGCAGGCGTTTGACAAGCTGACAGAGGTGGGCTTCCACATGGTGGCTTGCAGCTCTACGGGCACCTGCGCGTACACCAGCAATGATCCAAACGAGGACAAAATCTGGACAAGCTACACTGAGTATGTCTTCTGTCGGGAATAA